One Sporosarcina sp. FSL W8-0480 genomic window, CAATGGTTATGGGACATCTATTATTCCTCTACGGTTAGGGGCAGCCCCGGAAAGCCATGTTATTAAAATATACTATTGATGTTGGGTCTTGTGTCAACTCAACATCAATTGGTGAGTGTGAGGCACTCACTGTTAGAGTTAATAAGGAGATTGATAGAAATTGATTACGAAAGACGCCATAGTGGTCGGTGGGGGGCCATGCGGGCTTTCCGCCGCTATCGAAATACAAAACAAAGGGTTGGATGTATTAATAATTGAAAAAGAAAATATTGTCAATTCACTTTATCGATACCCAACACATCAAACATTCTTCAGTTCAAGCATAAAGCTATCCATTGGAGATATCCCTTTCATCACCGCGAAAGAAAAACCTAAAAGAAACGATGCGCTTGTCTATTATCGGCAAGTCGCGGAATTAAAGAAACTCTCCATTAATAGTTTTGAAACAGTTGAGAACGTCGAAAAACAAGAAGAAGGATTTATCATAAAAACGAACCTGAAGAGCTATTTTGCGAAACATGTAATTATTGCAACAGGTTACTATGACAATCCGAACAGGCTTGGAATAACTGGAGAGGACTTACCGAAAGTATCCCATTATTTCAAGGAAGCCCATCCGTACTTCGGAAAAAAGGTTGTCGTAATTGGAGGCAAAAACTCAGCTGTCGATGCGGCAATCGAACTATTTCGTGCAGGTGCATCGGTTACAGTGATCTATAGGGGTTCGGAGTATTCCCCAAGTGTAAAACCATGGATTCTCCCGGGTTTTGACAGCCTTGTTCGTAATGGTGAAATCGACATGCATTTCAACTCAAATGTTATAGAAATCACACCTGATACTGTAGTGTTTGAAAAAGACGGAGAAAAACACTCTATCGAGAATGATTATGTATTCGCCATGATCGGCTACCATCCCGACCATAGTTTCTTAGAGCGGATTGGCATCGAAATCGAAGAAGCAACCGGCCGACCAACATACAACGAATCTACAATGGAAACTAATATTAAAGGGATTTATATAGCAGGCGTCATTGCAGCGGGTAACAATACAAACGAAATCTTCATCGAAAACGGACGCCACCATGGTGGATTAATAGCTAATCATATTGTTGCCAATCACTAAACCTACTATAGTGGTAAATATGGTTTGTTTTAAACATGTACCATTAAGAGATTAGGTATTTCCGTTGATCGAAGCGAAAAGCTTCCGTCTGTAGCGTAAATCACATGTTGTTTATATTGGTAATATAAAGCAGAAGGGGGAGCCGGTTTGGTTTGATCATATTACTTACAGTAGCGATTGCGCCAGGCTTGGCACTCTTCAGCTACTTTTACCTTCGGAAACAAATAGCAAAAGAACCTTCACGCACACTGTTCCATACATTCATCTACGGTACAATGATGACATTCCCAATCATGTTCATACAACACGTATTCGAAGAAGAAAATATCATCCCAAACGAATTCTTCCGAAATGTCATCTTTACCAGTTGGATTGAAGAGTTTTTCAAATGGCTCATCCTCTTAGTCGCAATCTACAAACATATGGAATTCGAAGATGCCTATGACGGGATACTTTACGGTGCAAGCGTATCCCTTGGTTTCGCTACAGTCGAAAACATTCTCTATCTACTCATTTTTGGATTAGATACAGCTTTTTTACGTGCTCTCTTACCAGTTTCAAGTCATGCACTATTCGGTGTTGTTATGGGATACTACTTTGGTAGAGCCAAATTCACAACAAAATCCAATAAGAGAGGTATGTTATTCTTCGCCTTCTTCGCACCATTCATTCTCCATTTCATATACAATGGAATCCTTGGGGTCAATGACCACTCACTATACTTAATCATTCCTTTCATGTTGTTTTTATGGTGGTTTGGACTAACGCGAGTAAAATATGCGCATACATTTGCAATGCAACAATTCAGAAGAAAGACTCCGTTAAAATGATATTAATTATTAACGATAAATGAGTCCTACGAAGATTCGGAGTAAATCCGGATCTTTTTTGTTTTTTATTGATACTAAAAAGAAATTGTTTGGACAAACTGAAAGAAAGGAGGGATTGTATTGAAAAAAATAGTACAACGTCTATTAATAATTGTATTGCTGATCGGTTCTGTATACGCAACATCTCCTATCCATATCGACGCTTTCAGCTCGCGGGATTTAGGAAGGGGAGCAACTGGGGACGATGTTATTGAACTACAGGCAAGACTTCAATACATTGGATTCTATAAAGGTGAAATCGATGGGAAGTTTGGCTATGGGACCTATTGGGCGTTGCGAAACTTCCAAGAACAATACGGTTTACCTATCGACGGAATCGCCGGTTCGCAAACAAAAAAGAAACTTACTGCCGCTTCCTCTTACGATGAAAAATTTGTAATGGATAATTTGAGGAAAGGTAATCAGTTCACACACTACGGTGGTAAACCATTGGCTCAACAAGTAAAACAAGGAGGAGGTAAATCGGAAAACATCCATCTGCCTTCCAAGTACTCTGAGCAAGACCTTAAACTAATGGCAAATGCCGTATATGGTGAAGCCCGAGGAGAACCTTATGAAGGGCAAGTAGCAGTTGCAGCTGTCATATTGAACCGGGTAGAGCATCCCGATTTTCCTAACACGGTCAGTGGAGTTATCTTCCAACCAGGAGCATTCACAGCTGTTGCAGATGGACAGATTTGGTTAACTCCGAATGAGAGAGCAAAAGAGGCTGTTCTTGACGCC contains:
- a CDS encoding YpdA family putative bacillithiol disulfide reductase, which translates into the protein MITKDAIVVGGGPCGLSAAIEIQNKGLDVLIIEKENIVNSLYRYPTHQTFFSSSIKLSIGDIPFITAKEKPKRNDALVYYRQVAELKKLSINSFETVENVEKQEEGFIIKTNLKSYFAKHVIIATGYYDNPNRLGITGEDLPKVSHYFKEAHPYFGKKVVVIGGKNSAVDAAIELFRAGASVTVIYRGSEYSPSVKPWILPGFDSLVRNGEIDMHFNSNVIEITPDTVVFEKDGEKHSIENDYVFAMIGYHPDHSFLERIGIEIEEATGRPTYNESTMETNIKGIYIAGVIAAGNNTNEIFIENGRHHGGLIANHIVANH
- the prsW gene encoding glutamic-type intramembrane protease PrsW; this encodes MIILLTVAIAPGLALFSYFYLRKQIAKEPSRTLFHTFIYGTMMTFPIMFIQHVFEEENIIPNEFFRNVIFTSWIEEFFKWLILLVAIYKHMEFEDAYDGILYGASVSLGFATVENILYLLIFGLDTAFLRALLPVSSHALFGVVMGYYFGRAKFTTKSNKRGMLFFAFFAPFILHFIYNGILGVNDHSLYLIIPFMLFLWWFGLTRVKYAHTFAMQQFRRKTPLK
- the sleB gene encoding spore cortex-lytic enzyme translates to MKKIVQRLLIIVLLIGSVYATSPIHIDAFSSRDLGRGATGDDVIELQARLQYIGFYKGEIDGKFGYGTYWALRNFQEQYGLPIDGIAGSQTKKKLTAASSYDEKFVMDNLRKGNQFTHYGGKPLAQQVKQGGGKSENIHLPSKYSEQDLKLMANAVYGEARGEPYEGQVAVAAVILNRVEHPDFPNTVSGVIFQPGAFTAVADGQIWLTPNERAKEAVLDALNGWDPSENAIYYFNPITATSKWIWSRPQIKKIGLHIFCN